One segment of Streptomyces sp. NBC_00576 DNA contains the following:
- a CDS encoding cell wall protein, whose translation MSSAHRSLLTATAAGTLLGALWFVPSANATAEKSVERQHRADTSMSTMSDFTRQISVTKTNTSTSTTTGTSTSGSTTTATSTSTTTSDSAADDGTRLADTGTFDTTPYVYGGTLSLALGAGFVVYSLRRERLGF comes from the coding sequence GTGTCATCCGCACATCGATCGTTGTTGACCGCCACCGCCGCAGGCACCCTCCTGGGTGCTCTGTGGTTCGTCCCGTCCGCCAACGCGACGGCCGAGAAGTCGGTGGAGCGGCAGCACAGAGCGGACACGTCCATGTCCACGATGTCGGACTTCACTCGTCAGATATCCGTGACGAAAACGAACACAAGCACCAGTACGACCACCGGCACGAGCACGAGTGGGAGCACGACCACCGCCACGTCGACATCCACGACGACCTCGGACTCGGCCGCCGACGACGGCACCCGCCTCGCCGACACCGGCACCTTCGACACCACCCCGTACGTCTACGGCGGCACACTCAGCCTCGCCCTGGGCGCGGGGTTCGTGGTGTATTCGCTGCGGCGGGAACGCCTGGGGTTCTGA